The following proteins come from a genomic window of Nicotiana tomentosiformis chromosome 12, ASM39032v3, whole genome shotgun sequence:
- the LOC138902773 gene encoding uncharacterized protein gives MKAQALSDHLAENPVDGEYVPLRTYFPDEEVLYVDEVDHNENRGWKLFFDGAANMNGVGIGVVLISETGQHYPVTAQLRFYCTNNMAEYEACILGLRLAVDMGVQKILVLGDSDLLVHQIRGEWETRDLKLIPYRHCLHDLCQRFKLVEFRHIPRIHNEIADALATLASMLHHPDKAYVDPVHIQVRDQHAYCNMVEEEFDGKP, from the coding sequence ATGAAAGCTCAAGCGTTGTCCGACCACTTAGCCGAGAATCCGGTGGATGGAGAATATGTGCCATTGAggacttattttcctgatgaagaagtgctATATGTTGACGAAGTTGATCATAATGAAAATCGaggttggaaactcttctttgatggagctgctaaCATGAATGGTGTCGGAATAGGGGTTGTACTCATTTCCGAAACAGGGCAACACTACCCTGTAACAGCCCAACTTCGATTTTATTGCACCAACAACATGGCTGAGTACGAAGCATGCATTCTGGGTTTGAGGTTAGCTGTAGACATGGGAGTCCAGAAGATACTGgttttgggagattcagatttgttggttcaccagattcGGGGAGAATGGGAAACTCGGGACCTAAAGCTCATACCATATCGACACtgtctgcatgatctttgtcaacgaTTCAAGTTAGTAGAATTTAGGCATATTCCCAGAATTCATAATGAGATTGCCGATGCCCTGGCTACTCTCGCTTCAATGCTACATCATCCGGATAAGGCTTATGTTGACCCCGTGCATATCCAAGTCCGTGATCAACATGCCTATTGTAATATGGTTGAAGAGGAATTTGATGGTAAACCTTAG
- the LOC138902772 gene encoding uncharacterized protein, translated as MEFQVLDVVVSYNLLLGRPWIHVAKVVPSSLHQMVKFEWDRQEIVVHGDEDVSAYNDTYVPFIEAEDDKGLWVYQTFETVSIEKIPEGKCIPGPKLSSASVMVANEMLKNGFVPGKGLDSSLQGIVHPLCPHENLGTFCLGFTPTERDVKKAKNQKQKAWSLPRPVPHISKSFINPEAAKRPISSIPKAVVDVDEELIKRFQSLFDEVNMVEIGEGSSNADVQLVGPNVKLSNWEATPLPTRKEFWVSSLKSQANPEIMIQEVEYDYETKYDKEAAFKEINVFAWSYDDIPGLSTDLVVHKLPIDPALPPVKQKLRKFKTDISVKIKEEITKQLGAKVIRVTRYPTWLANVVPVLKKDGKTRVCVDYHDLNKASPKDDFSLPNIHILIDNCAKHEIGSFVDCYAGYHQILMDEEDAEKTAFITS; from the exons ATGGAATTTCAAGTGTTAGATGTGGTTGTCTCCTACAATCTGTTGTTGGGCAGGCCTTGGATACACGTGGCTAAGGTAGTCccgtcttctctgcatcaaatggtaaaattcgaatgggacaggcaggaaatagttgtgcacggtgatgagGACGTATCTGCTTATAATGACACGTATGTTCCATTTATTGAAGCTGAAGATGATAAAGGGCTTTGGGTCTACCAAACATTCGAAACAGTGTCTATTGAGAAGATTCCCGAGGGAAAATGCATTCCAGGACCGAAGCTATCCTCCGCGTccgtcatggtagcaaatgaaatgttgaagaatggttttgTGCCGGGTAAAGGTCTGGATTCATCTCTACAGGGTATTGTGCATCCACTATGCCCACATGAAAATCTTGGCACATTTTGTTTGGGATTCACGCCCACAGAGAGGGACGTGAAAAAAGCTAAAAATCAGAAGCAGAAGGCATGGTCGCTACCCAGGCCTGTTCCACACATCTCCAAGTCCTTTATCAATCCAGAGGCCGCAAAACGTCCAATATCATCAATCCCGAAAGCTGTAGTTGATGTTGATGAAGAGCTGATCAAAAGGTTCCAGAGTCTGTTTGATGAGGTTAatatggtagaaattggggaagGTTCTAGTAACGCAGATGTGCAGCTcgttgggccaaatgtgaagctCAGCAATTGGgaagctactcctctccccacccggaaggagttttg ggtt TCAAGTCTTAAAAGCCAGGCTAATCCTGAAATAATGATCCAAGAAGTAGAATATGATTATGAaacaaaatatgataaagaaGCAGCATTTAAGGAAATCA ATGtctttgcatggtcgtatgacgaTATACCGGGCTTGAGCACTGACTTGGTTGTTCATAAATTGCCAATTGATCCTGCACTCCCTCCtgtcaagcaaaagttaagaaagttcaagactgacataagtgtgaagatcaaagaagaaatcacaaagcagcTTGGTGCAAAAGTTATTCGGGTCACTcgatatcccacttggttagctaatgttGTGCCGGTACtaaagaaggatggtaagaccaGGGTTTGTGTTGATTATCATGATCTTAACAAAGCAAGCCCAAAGGATGATTTTTCATTGCCGAACATCCACATTCTGATTgataattgtgccaagcatgagattgggtcttttgtggattgctacgcaggatatcaccagatcctaatggatgaggaagatgcagaaaagacagcgTTCATCACATCATAG
- the LOC138902774 gene encoding uncharacterized protein, giving the protein MDVIRPNEPVASNGHRFILVAIDYFTKWVEAVTFKSVTKKAVVDFVHSTIICWFGIPKVIITDKANGAVEAANKNIKKILRKVVQGSRQWHEKLHFALLGYRTTVGTSVGATPYLLVHGTEVVIPAEVEIPSLRIVVEAKIDDDEWVKTRLVKARLEQLNLIDEKRLASLCHGQLYQKRMARAYNKKGPFTVTRVLPNCALYLTDIEVVDMAINSDAVKRYYDPHE; this is encoded by the exons ATGGATGTTATCAGACCAAATGAGCCGGTGGCGTCAAATGGAcataggtttattctggtggccattgattactttactaagtgggtcgaagctgtaactttcaagtccgtgaccaagaaagcagtggtagattttgttcattcaacTATCATTTGCTGGTTTGGAATTCCCAAGGTAATCATCACAGACAAGGCAAATGGAGCTGTTGAAGCTGCTAACAaaaacataaagaagatacttcgtaagGTGGTGCAAGGTTCTAGGcagtggcatgaaaagttgcATTTTGCTTTGTTGGGCTATCGCACTACTGTTGGCACTTCAGTaggtgcaactccttatttgtTGGTACATGGAACTGAGGTAGTTATACCTGCGGAGGTTGAGATTCCATCCCTTCGGATTGTTGTGGAAGCtaaaattgatgatgatgagtgggtcaaaaccCGTTTGGTCAAAGCCCGTTTGGAGCAGTTGAATTTAATTGATGAGAAAAGATTGGCATCACTATGTCATGGTCAATTGTATCAGAAGagaatggcaagagcatacaacaagaag GGGCCGTTCACTGTGACAAGAGTGCTGCCCAATTGCgctttgtatttaacagacatagaagttgtggatatggctatcaattctgatgcagtcaaaagatactat gaccctcatgaataa
- the LOC104095587 gene encoding NAC domain-containing protein 83-like — MGMEKLHFVKIGALRLPPGFRFHPTDEELVFQYLKRKVFSFPLPASIIPDMDVHKSDPWDLPGDLEQERYFFSTREVKHPKGNRSNRATNSGYWKATGLDKQIVSSRGKQQQLVGMKKTLVFYKGKPLHGCRTDWIMHEYRLANLEPKKIPTQENWVLCRIFLKRGGSKNEDENMTHMLNTTSCRAGANSKLVFYDFMRRDLHRVPCSSSVSGSSGITELSTNESDEHEDSSSCNSFTTLIRRKYMTLD; from the exons ATGGGTATGGAAAAGCTTCATTTTGTGAAAATTGGAGCGCTGAGATTGCCCCCTGGATTCAGGTTTCATCCAACTGATGAAGAACTTGTGTTTCAGTATTTAAAGCGCAAGGTCTTCTCTTTCCCTTTGCCAGCCTCTATCATCCCTGACATGGACGTTCACAAATCTGATCCTTGGGATTTACCAG GTGATTTGGAGCAAGAAAGGTACTTCTTTAGCACAAGGGAGGTGAAGCATCCAAAGGGGAACAGGTCCAACAGAGCAACCAACTCAGGGTATTGGAAGGCAACTGGACTTGACAAGCAAATTGTGAGTTCCAGAGGCAAACAACAACAACTTGTTGGCATGAAGAAAACTCTTGTCTTCTACAAAGGAAAGCCTCTCCATGGTTGCAGAACTGATTGGATTATGCACGAATATCGCCTCGCCAATCTTGAACCCAAAAAGATTCCTACCCAG GAAAATTGGGTTCTCTGCCGAATATTCTTGAAGAGAGGAGGCAGTAAGAATGAAGACGAGAACATGACACATATGTTGAATACAACTAGTTGTAGAGCAGGTGCAAATAGTAAGCTAGTTTTTTACGATTTTATGAGGAGGGACTTGCATAGGGTACCGTGTTCTTCATCAGTGTCTGGCTCCAGTGGGATCACTGAGCTGTCTACTAATGAATCAGATGAGCATGAAGATAGTAGCAGCTGCAATAGTTTTACCACTTTGATTAGAAGAAAATACATGACATTAGATTAG